TGGCCCGTGCGCTCGGCGCCAACACCCTGCGCACCCGGCTGATCGGCTTCCTCGCGGTGACCGCGCTCTGCGGTGCGGCGACGGCCGCGGCCGGCCCGATCGCCTTCGTCGGGCTGATGATTCCGCACGTCGCGCGCTGGATCGTCGGTCCCGAGCAACGCTGGATCCTGGTCTACAGCCTGGTCCTCGGCCCGATTCTGCTGCTGGTGTCCGACATCATCGGGCGCGTCGTGGTGCGTCCCGACGAATTGCAGGTGGGCATCGTCACCTCGTTCGTGGGTGCGCCGGTGCTGATCTGGCTGGTCCGCCGAAGCAAGGCGAGCGGCCTGTGAGCATCGACTTCGGCCGCCCGGTGGCGGTCCTCGGCAGGCGCACCGGCCCGTTCTCGCTGCGGATGGACGTCCGCGTCGCCGTCGTGGTGACGGTGATGGTCGTGGCGGCGCTCGGCATCACGCTGACCGCGCTGATGGTGGGCGACTACCAGGTGAGCGCCGGCGGTGTGTTCCGGGCGATCTTCACCGAGGCCACCACCCGCGTCGAACACCGCGAGCACTACGTGGTGGTCACCAAACGGCTGCCGCGGGCGCTGCTCGCTGTGCTGCTGGGGATCGCCCTGGGCATCAGCGGCGCGGTGATCCAGTCGCTGACGCGCAACCCGCTCGGCAGCCCGGACGTGATCGGTTTCAACATCGGTGCCTACACCGGTGCGCTGGTGGTGATCGTGCTCGGCGGCGGCAGCGCCGTCCTCGGCCAGTCCGGCGGCGCCCTGGTCGGCGGTATCGCGACCGCGCTGGCGGTGTACTTCCTGGCGTACCGGCAGGGTGTGCAGGGCTTCCGGCTGATCATCGTCGGCATCGGGCTCAGCGCCATGCTGGCCTCGTTCAACACCTGGCTCATCCTCACCGCCGACCTGGACACCGCGATGTCGGCCGCCGCCTGGGGCGCGGGCTCGCTGAGCACGTCGACGTGGGCGCAGGTGTGGATCGCGGTCGTCGTGCTCGTCGTCCTCGCGGTGGCGCTGGTGCCGTACGCCGGGCGGATGAAGCTGCTGGAGATGGGCGACGATGCCGCGACGGCGCTCGGCGTCCGGGCCGAGCGCACGCGGCTGGTGCTGCTGATCCTGGGTGTGGCGCTCACCGCCCTCGCGACCGCCATCGCCGGGCCGATCGCCTTCGTCGCGCTGGCCGCGCCGCAGCTCGCCAAGCGGCTCACCCGCACCGCCGGGGTGAGCCTGGTGCCCGCGGCGGCGATGGGCGCGCTGCTGCTCTCGGCGTCGGATCTGGTGGCGCAGCGGCTGTTCGCGCCGACCCAGCTGCCGGTCGGCGTGGTCACGGTGTCGATCGGTGGCCTGTACCTGGTGTGGCTGGTGGCCCGCGAGACGAGAAGGAACTGACGATGGGAAGAAGTGACATGAGCTGGTTCCGCCGCGGCGCGCACGTGCCCGCACCGGTGACCGACGGGCCGCGGCTGATGGCCGAGGACCTGACCCTCAGCTACGACAAGCGGGTGATCAGCACCGAGCTGAGCCTGACCGTGCCGGAGAACTCGTTCACGGTGATCATCGGCCCGAACGCCTGCGGCAAGTCGACGCTGTTGCGCGCGCTCTCCCGCCTGCTCTCCCCGGAGAGCGGGACCGTCCTGCTCGACGGCGCGCAGATCACCTCGCTGCCGGCCAAGGAGGTGGCTCGCCGCCTCGGGCTGCTGCCGCAGACCTCCACCGCGCCCGACGGCATCCGGGTGGCCGACCTGGTCGCGCGCGGGCGTTTCCCGCACCAGAGCCTGATCCGCCAGTGGACCGACGACGACGAGGCCGCCGTCGTCGCGGCGATGCGGGCCACCCGGGTCGATGCCCTCTCCGGACGGCTGGTCGACGAACTGTCCGGCGGGCAGCGCCAGCGCGTCTGGATCTCGATGGTGCTGGCCCAGCAGACCCCGCTGATCCTGCTCGACGAGCCGACCACGTATCTCGACCTGGCCCACCAGATCGAACTCCTCGACCTCTGCGCCGAGCTCAACCGGGAACAGAACCGGACGCTGGTCGCGGTGCTGCACGACCTGAACCACGCGTTCCGGTACGCCGATCACCTGGTGGTGATGAAGGACGGCGAGATCGTCGCTCAGGGGGCGCCCGGCGAGATCGTCGACGCCGGCCTGATCCAGCGGGTGTTCGACCTGCCGTGCCGGATCATCGACGACCCGGAATCGCATACCCCGCTGGTGGTGCCGCTGGTCAGCAGCCGGGCTGCCGGGCGGTCCACAGCGACCGCATGACGAGCACGGCGATCACGGCCAGCGCGGTGAGCACCAGGCCGTAGTAGACGATCGCGGTCGGCGCGGCCCAGAGCGTGCCGAGAGCACCGGCGATCAGCGAGCCGACCGTGACGCCGCTGACCTCCTGCGCCATCCAGATGCCGTTGACACGGCCGAGGAGGGGTCCCGGCGTGTGCTGCTGGATCAGCGTGTACCGGATCACCTCGGCCGTCGCATCGAGGAAGCCGATCGCCACCAGCACGATCACGACCACCCACAGCGCCGTGGCGACGCCGACCACGACGATCAGCGCGAGTCCGGCGGTCGTGGCGCTCAGCAGAATCGCACCGGGGCGTCGTGCATGGCCGATCCAGCCGCTGGTCAGGGTGGCCAGCAGGGCGCCGGCCGCGGTGGCCGCCATCAGATAGCCGACCACCCCGGTCTGGTCGCCGAAACGGTGGGAGACCAGGGCGGGCAGCAGCGCGACGAGGCCGGTGGCCAGCATGGTCAGGACGCCGACGCCCATCACCGACAGGACCACCGGGGACTCCCGGAAGAACGCGGCGAGCCCCGGGGGCGCGACGCCGCCGCGCCGCGGGTCGTCGGCGCCGGCCGCCTCGTCGGTGACGGGCACGTCGCCGGCGGGCGGGGCGTCGTCGGCGAGGGCGGCGTGCGGGGACAGTTCCGGGAGACCGAGCAGGATCACCACGGTCACGGCGGCCAGGAGGGTCGCCGCCGCGTAGGCCCATTCGACCCCGGCGGCCCCGATGATCGCCGCCGCGATACCGGGCGACACGGCGGTCCCCACCCGGACGGTCAGCGAGGTCAGCGCGCCGACGGCGGCCAGTCGCCGGCGGGGGATCAGGGTGGGCACCGCGGCCATCAGCGCCGCGCTCGACAGCGCGCCGAGCAGGCCGTCGACCGCGGCCAGTGCGTAGACCATCCACACCAGGGGCGAGCCGCCGAAGACGCCGAAGGCGTTGAGGCTCAGCCCGAGGAACGACGCGGCGGCCGCGGATCGGCCGGCCAGGATGAGCGTCCGCCGGTCCATCCGGTCGGCCGCGGCACCGCCGATCAGCATGCCCGCGAAGGTGGTCGTGCCGGTCACCGCCGTGGCGGCGCCGACCTGGAACGACGACCCGGTCAGCTGCCACATCTGCACGGGCACCGACACCATCAGCATGCCGATGCCGATCAGCGAAACGGCCCGCGCGACGAAGATCCGCCGGAAGGCCGGCGAGATCCGCAGCGGGGACAGGTCGAGGAGAACGGGTGTGGTGGACATCAGCGCGTCCGTGGGTATGCTGGCCGCCGCCGATACTCCGATACCCGACCGAAGGAGCAATTCATGACCAACACCCTGGACCGCGAACGCATCGTCGCCGACCTCGCCGAGGTGCTCGACGTGCCCGCCGAGGAACTCGGCGACGACGCGAACGTGCTGGATATGGGGCTGGACTCGGTGCGGCTGATGTCGCTGGTTGAGCGCTGGCGCGCGGCCGGGGCCACCCGCGCCGACATCGTCGTGCTGGCCGGCGAGCCGGTCGTCGGGGCGTGGGTGCGCGAACTCACCGCGTAGCCCGCTCGACGCCGACGGCGCGCAGCACCGTCGCCAGCTTGGCCTCGGTCTCGGCCACTTCCGAGTCCGGGTCCGAGTCGGCGACGATGCCGCCGCCGGCCCAGGTGCGAATCGACCGGCCGTCGCCCGAGACCTCGGCGCAGCGGATGGAGACCATCCACTCGCCGTCGCCGCCATCGTGGCCGGCCCGGGCCCAGCCGACCGCGCCCGAGTAGAAGCCGCGTGAGGACTCGGTGGCCAGGATGTGATCGCGCGCGGCGCGGGTCGGGGTGCCGCAGATCGCCGGCGTCGGGTGCACGGCGAGCGCCAGATCGAGGGCGGTGAGCGTGGGGTCGGCCAGCTCACCGGTGATCGGGGTGCCGAGATGCCACATCGCGGGCGTCGACATCAGCTCGGGGCGCGCGGGCACGTCGAGCCGACGGCACAGGGGCGCCAGCGCATCGGCGATCGCCGCCACCACGTAGCCGTGCTCGGCGTGGTCCTTCGGCGAGCCGGCGAGGGCGCGGCGCCGCGCGTCGTCGACGGCCGGGTCGGCCGAGCGCGGCGCCGACCCGGCGAGCGGATGGGCGCTCACCGTCGTGCCGGTCTTGCGGACGAGGACCTCGGGACTCGCGCCGACCAGGGCGCCGGGCCGGCCGGCCGGGGCCAGTCCGGTGACGAACACCGATCCGGCCGGGTCCTGCGCGCGCAGTGCGGCGGCGAGCTCCCAGGCGCCGATCGGGTCCGGGCAGTCGAGCAGCACGCTGCGGGCCAGGACGACCTTCTGCAGGTCGGTGCCCGGGTCGGCGAGTGCCGCCACGGCCGCGGTGACGCGCCGCCGGTGTTCGTCGAGCGGGGGATCGAGGCGTGCGATGCGAGTCGACGGTCCGAGTGTCACCGGGCCGGGCGCCCAGGCGCCGTGCACGACGTCGATGCGCCGGGGCACGGACAGGGCCGCGGCCTCGCGGATGTCGAACGGGAGCGCCCCGGTGACGGCCGGAGCGCGCCCGGAGCGCAGCGCTTCGGCGGCCTCGGCGGCATCGTCGAAGCTTCCGGCCCGGCCGTGGGCCACCGCGCGGTATCCGTTGCGGCACAACAGGAAGTCCGGTCGATCGGCCTTCCGGCCTGCGTCGTCGGCGAGGTCGTCTCGGCCGGGGGCCGGCGCTGTCGTCGACACGGTCATCGGTCTCCTCCTAGGCGGTGGGGGTCCGATTTGACCCCTTTGGTTAGGATAGACTCACCTACTTAGCGGTGCGAGTGTGCGGTGTGTGAATCCGGCCTCACGCATGGGCGATGACACGAGGA
The nucleotide sequence above comes from Gordonia sp. PP30. Encoded proteins:
- a CDS encoding iron chelate uptake ABC transporter family permease subunit, producing the protein MSIDFGRPVAVLGRRTGPFSLRMDVRVAVVVTVMVVAALGITLTALMVGDYQVSAGGVFRAIFTEATTRVEHREHYVVVTKRLPRALLAVLLGIALGISGAVIQSLTRNPLGSPDVIGFNIGAYTGALVVIVLGGGSAVLGQSGGALVGGIATALAVYFLAYRQGVQGFRLIIVGIGLSAMLASFNTWLILTADLDTAMSAAAWGAGSLSTSTWAQVWIAVVVLVVLAVALVPYAGRMKLLEMGDDAATALGVRAERTRLVLLILGVALTALATAIAGPIAFVALAAPQLAKRLTRTAGVSLVPAAAMGALLLSASDLVAQRLFAPTQLPVGVVTVSIGGLYLVWLVARETRRN
- a CDS encoding ABC transporter ATP-binding protein yields the protein MSWFRRGAHVPAPVTDGPRLMAEDLTLSYDKRVISTELSLTVPENSFTVIIGPNACGKSTLLRALSRLLSPESGTVLLDGAQITSLPAKEVARRLGLLPQTSTAPDGIRVADLVARGRFPHQSLIRQWTDDDEAAVVAAMRATRVDALSGRLVDELSGGQRQRVWISMVLAQQTPLILLDEPTTYLDLAHQIELLDLCAELNREQNRTLVAVLHDLNHAFRYADHLVVMKDGEIVAQGAPGEIVDAGLIQRVFDLPCRIIDDPESHTPLVVPLVSSRAAGRSTATA
- a CDS encoding MFS transporter; protein product: MSTTPVLLDLSPLRISPAFRRIFVARAVSLIGIGMLMVSVPVQMWQLTGSSFQVGAATAVTGTTTFAGMLIGGAAADRMDRRTLILAGRSAAAASFLGLSLNAFGVFGGSPLVWMVYALAAVDGLLGALSSAALMAAVPTLIPRRRLAAVGALTSLTVRVGTAVSPGIAAAIIGAAGVEWAYAAATLLAAVTVVILLGLPELSPHAALADDAPPAGDVPVTDEAAGADDPRRGGVAPPGLAAFFRESPVVLSVMGVGVLTMLATGLVALLPALVSHRFGDQTGVVGYLMAATAAGALLATLTSGWIGHARRPGAILLSATTAGLALIVVVGVATALWVVVIVLVAIGFLDATAEVIRYTLIQQHTPGPLLGRVNGIWMAQEVSGVTVGSLIAGALGTLWAAPTAIVYYGLVLTALAVIAVLVMRSLWTARQPGC
- a CDS encoding phosphopantetheine-binding protein, coding for MTNTLDRERIVADLAEVLDVPAEELGDDANVLDMGLDSVRLMSLVERWRAAGATRADIVVLAGEPVVGAWVRELTA
- a CDS encoding isochorismate synthase, which gives rise to MTVSTTAPAPGRDDLADDAGRKADRPDFLLCRNGYRAVAHGRAGSFDDAAEAAEALRSGRAPAVTGALPFDIREAAALSVPRRIDVVHGAWAPGPVTLGPSTRIARLDPPLDEHRRRVTAAVAALADPGTDLQKVVLARSVLLDCPDPIGAWELAAALRAQDPAGSVFVTGLAPAGRPGALVGASPEVLVRKTGTTVSAHPLAGSAPRSADPAVDDARRRALAGSPKDHAEHGYVVAAIADALAPLCRRLDVPARPELMSTPAMWHLGTPITGELADPTLTALDLALAVHPTPAICGTPTRAARDHILATESSRGFYSGAVGWARAGHDGGDGEWMVSIRCAEVSGDGRSIRTWAGGGIVADSDPDSEVAETEAKLATVLRAVGVERATR